The Ascochyta rabiei chromosome 3, complete sequence genome segment TGAGGTTGCCGATGCGCTCTGAGAGCTTGACTACTGACTCCTCTGACTCGGGGACGTTCTTGATAAAAAGCAGACCGTATCTATGCAGGTGGGTAAGAGCGTCGTAGAGAACCTCATCCTGAGCCATGTAGTCGTTGTAGTCGAGCCACTTGTTATCTTTTGTGATCTTCTGTTTGTCCCAGAGCACACGTTCGTCGTGCCGTACACCACCTCTTAACTCGACCTCCTGGTGGATTGCTCTTCGCAGCCAGTCAACTGAGTGTCGTGTGCGGTGGTCTGGTCCATATCCCTTTACGTCATTGCTCCACTGGAGCTCAATCAAAGGACCCTTCTCTTCGTCTTCAACAAGCTTATAACTTCCTTCTAAATCTTCCGGGATGTCTGAAGTCTGGAAAAGTTTCTGCTTGCTGTGCGGGTCTTTGCATTGCAGACATGAGCAACTGTCCCGCAGGAACGCTGTGTCGAACACTCGAGCATTTCCGTCAATTTCCACAGCGACATGCTTGGCAGGTGCACCGTCTGCTTGCCCAATTTGCGGTTCTTCGGGGACGGGATGTTCTTGTGCAGCCTTCTCTGCGagttccttctctttctgcGCTCTGATCTGTAGCTTGCTCTGCCGATAAGGGCCGTCAATGGCGGGCGACCATTCCGCTTGCTGTGCAGAGCTTGAGGACTTGCTCCAGAAAGATCGAAAGGAAAAGTGTCTTCTCTGAACGGAAGTTGCTGATTGATATCTCGGCGCGATTTGCCGTGCGGACCTGAGCGCAGGCAATTTGGTGGTAACGTTCAATGACATGGTGTTTGGGGGTTGTCCAGCAGCAGCGAAGCCGGGGAAGTGCAGCGTTTCTTAATCAAAAGCCGACGCACCTCGGCTGCTGTTCTCGCGGAATTGACCACCGCTTTGACATTGTTCCCCTTTCTCCGGCTTTTTCCACGATCGCATCCCACGCCGGCAGATAGCACAGCGTGTCCGCGGCACGTGTGCGCCATTGTCCCTAGTCAAGGTTCTGGGCGCATGTCTGAGGGTGTCGCGCAGCTCAAGCATGAGGTACGCGCTGGCCGAGCTGCTCGTGAGGTGCACAACAACTGACCGTTTGTAGGGCTCGCAGCGACAGGTCGTGGTAGCTGGCGCTGTCGCCGGCCTTGTGTCGCGGTATGTCCGCAGCCATGTTTACTCTCGGGGTATTGCACGCGCTCCAAGGCACTGACTGATGTGCGACAGCTTTGTTATAGCTCCCCTCGACGTCATCAAAATCCGCCTACAACTCCAGATCCACTCGCTCTCCGACCCCCTCAGCGTCCGCGGCGTCCATGGCCCCGTCTACAAAGGAACCTTGGGCACCCTCAAGCAGATCCTGCAACAAGAAGGCCTGACAGGGCTATGGAAGGGCAACATCCCCGCTGAACTGATGTACCTGGCCTATGGAAGCATTCAGTTTTCTGCCTACACATACGTCTCGTCTCTCTTGGAGCACCCCTCGCAGCCAGTACCTCTTCCTGGCTCAGCTGTCAACTTCATCAGCGGCGCTGCTGCAGGTGCGGCCGCGACAACGGCTACCTACCCGCTCGATCTGCTGCGCACACGGTTTGCCGCCCAGGGCATCAATCGCGTGTACACATCCATTGCAGCCTCACTCAAGCAGATCGCGCAGCAGGAAGGGCCCACGGGATTCTTCCGCGGCCTGGGCGCTGGCGTGAGCCAGATTGTGCCCTATATGGGCTTGTTTTTTGCGACTTATGAGGGTCTGAAGCCACTCGTGGCAGACTCGCCCGTACCCTTGCCCTTTGGCACTTCGGATGCCGCTGCCGGCGTAATTGCCAGTGTCTTGTCTAAAACTGCCGTTTACCCTCTTGACACCACACGAAAGCGTCTGCAGGTTCAAGGGCCCATGTTGACACGCTACGTACATGGTAACATACCCGAGTATAGAGGTGTGATGAGTACGGTGTTGCGCATATGGAGGCAGGAGGGTAGACGTGGCATGTACCGCGGCCTAACAGTCAGCTTGCTCAAGGCCGCGCCTGCGAGCGCCGTCACCATGTGGACGTACGAAAGAGCCATGGCATTTATGCTGGCTTGGGAACAAGAGCGAGCGTGAGACATGTTTATTGCATCCAGAAGGCAGCGTCGAAGCTACAGCATACACAGATAGCACAAATATAAATAATGTATTGTATTCATCTGTTCTGTTACCTCTTGCAGCACACATCACAGCTTCACCCTGACTCCACCGTCCAGTCACGCAACATTCTTCTCCAGCCACTCCTCCCACTGCTTCTCCGTCCAACTCGAGCTAATGTCATTGTTCACCACCCCGTCGAACACGACCGTCGGCGTAACATGCACGCCCTGTAAGCGATTCTGCTTTGTCTGCAGCTTCACATAATCCGTAACCCCATTGCCTGCATTCAACCCACCGTCCTCGTTTGGCTTATCACTGATCTCCAACAACGCATACACCTGCTTCTCATCCACGCCCACGCTACCTGCTATCTTCGCCAGCCTCTTGTACGTGTTGTTTCTCGTCTCGTTCACAACGCTGACATCGAAGAAGTCCTTCTGCTGCTCGAACAGCTTCTCGCTGAAGTCGTAGAACTTGTCAGGTTGGACCTTGAGCACAGCGAACCCAGCTTCGTGAACGAGCGTGGACGACGGGTGCCAGGGCTGGATCTGCTGGCGGAAGATGGTGACGACGCGGTCCGAGTACTTCTCTAGCAGCGTGTTGCGCAGCGGGCCGCTGTAGACGGTTTTGAAGAGCTTGGCGCTGAAGGGGCAGACGTAGTCGAGGTCTGTGGTGGGGTTAGGGATTGTGCGTGGTGGGGATACAAGTTGGGGACGTACAGATCTCGATGGTGTGCACGGCTTTGGGCTGGATGGCGGTTGAAGCGAGCTTCTGGCCAGCGAACTTGGGTGCGAGGGACATTTTTTGCTGTGTCGTGTGTGTTGTGGAACAAGGTCTCAGACCGAACAGAGTTACGAGTAGCTCATATACAGAAGAAAGAGCGGAAGCAGAGTAAGAAAGCACGCAAGATCACGCTGAGGGGTAGCTTCGGATGCTCTGGAGCTTCAAGTATGCCGACAACGATCGACGGTCATGGATATCAATTCTGGAATATGATTCGAGGCTTTCCAAGACAgtactctactatagtacaCAGTTCCTACAAGGAAAGACTTGAAGATCGAAAGCTCAGACAGGCCGCAGCAAGGCAGCTGTGAATGCTCGGTCAAGCTATACCCAGAGCCCCACATCAGCTCCAACTCCGCAGACCTCAGGCCACTTGAACATGCAACATCATATCTTCCCACCATAACTACTCTTCGCAATTCCTAACTCTATGCCACCATGTCAGATCCAGGCTCTATAGATGACGACCTCCTCGCTCGCCTAAACGCGCTCAAGAAGTCTAGCGTCAGTCTCGATCCTACACGCAGCTCTTCTACTGCGTCAACGCGGTCCCCGAGGCCCACGGATGAACTCGCCTCCCGCTTCGCACGTCTAGGCTCTGAATCACCTTCCGGCTCGCCGCAGCCCTCACGAACGGCATCTACAAACAACGTCGTGGCCCCTGCAGCGCCAAGCTACCTGGAGGGCGTGGCGCAAGGTGTCGGAGGTGGGACGGTCGAGTTCAGCGAGGAGGATGAGAAAAGCCTGGAGGAGCTGCTTGGAGAGTTGAATGGCGCTATGGGAGACAAGAAGGAGTGGGACATGAGTCGGAAAGAGCAGGGAGACGTTGGGAAGCTGCTCAAGGACATGAGGACCATGCTGCCAGAACTACAGAACGGCCGGGCCCAAGAGGCCAAGCAACGGAACCAAACCGGTCACAAAGGCAGAGGGGAGGCGCTCACCGACTGGGAGAATGTTGAGTTCGATGTCGGTAGTGGGTCTGTGGGACCTAAGCATGACACAGAGGACAcagaaggcgaagaagacGGAGACGGCgagcagaagaagcaaaccgagcaagaagaagcagaCGACGTGATAGCACGCATCATGGCGGAGCTTGAAATCAGCAAGAAGTACGACCCTCCATCCCCGGCCCCAGAAGACGACCGTAACGCGCAAGCCTCCACCGAGGAGACCAACACAAACGACACCCCGCTATCTCTGCCCTCCGCACCAACAACGCTCAAAGAGCCCACCGACTCATTCGACGCAACTCAAGCCCTCGAAGACGCCTTCACAGCGCGTctcgccgccctcgccgGCCCCCAAACCGACTCTCTGGGCCTCCCTTCCGCGCCCTCCTTTGCGCCCTCAGCGAAGCCGCCCAAAGTGCAATCCAACCTGCAGAACAAGCTCGACGAGGAAATCGACACCTGGTGCATCATCTGCCAGGACGACGCGACGCTGAAGTGTCTGGGCTGCGAAGGCGACCTGTATTGCAGAAACTGCTGGATGGAGGGGCATCGGGGGGAGAGCGCTGGGTTGGAGGAGAGGAGGCATAGAGCGGTGGAGTTTGTGAAGGGCGGcgataagaagaagaagaagaagagactGGCGGCTGCGGGATGAGCGAGACTTCCTGCATGAAGGAACATCAACCATAACACTCAGCGCAGAGGCTCGGATGGGGCCTTGTAGCTCCGGCTACCCCTCGCTGGTGTTTGTGCTGTCCTGGTCACCAGACATAGCGGTGAAGCATCTGCGCAAATGCGCATTCTGATGCCCGTCGACGTGTGGCGGACAGAGACCAATGCTGCCCGAATAGCCCGGCGGCGTCCATCCAGTCGCGATCCTGTGTTGTGCATACGCATGGCACAAAGGCGTCAGCTCAGCCAGGCCACCCGCTCCACGACCTCGCTCCGTGTTGGCGAGCATGGCGCCAAGTTGGCGGAGGGAACAGCTTGGTCGAGTGCGCCTTGAAGCAGCAGTGAGATTCAGGAATTACAGTAGCGAGCACGCAGCTAGCACAGGCTTTGTAAGCTGGTGTTGCGCTGAATGGATGTGTTGGAGCTTATGTCACAATCAACTCGTGGAATAAGAAAATTACATATCCACTATTGCATCTCGGCAGGCCAGCCACAATCAGCACAGCTGCTAGCTATCCTACACAACCTTTCGCGCAAAGTATACCAAGCTCGCCCTCCAGCACACTATCGCACACCCAGACCCAAGGCCTACGAGTGATCCGTGACATTAATCCCAATCGCCCTCAGCGCCGGCCCAGCATCCAAATCCAGCTTGATAGTATTGGCCTTGATCGCCTCCTCGTAGTAGCTGAGATGCGCATCTCCCTTGACACTGCTATTACCCACAATCTCCAGCGGCAGCACGCCGTTCTTGTACGTGCTCAGGATCATGGAGATGAGCGTGGGCTGGTCGACGCGCGCCTGCATGGGCACGTTGTTCGCGCCCGGCTTGAGGACCAGGTCCGGCAGCAGCGCGTACCCGATGCCCTTTCCGGACACGCCTAGGTTCATGGTTACGTTGCCCAGGTCGAGCGTCATGACGGACGGGTTGGGGATGTGCACTGTGCCTAGCATGTTGGAGCCGTCGGAGAGGATTTCGGACTTGCCTGAGAGGATCTTGATGTCGGAGATGTTGAGGCCCGAGAGGTGGTTGAGACCTGTGTGGGGAGTTAGTTGGTGTGTTTAAGAGAGCTGGAGGGCTAGGTGAGCGCACCTTTCATGGTAATTTTTTTGTTGTAGTGCACGTCTGTTGCGGGGAGGTTGGGGGTGTGGATCGTGGTGTCACCGTTGAGGTCAATGGTGAGCTCTTCGCTGGACAGAACGGCCTTGGTGTACCTGTGTGATCTGTCAGATGGGATGTTGGCTGGTTTCAGGTTGGTCATTGACTTACGCGGCGAAGGCATCAGCCGAGTTGAAAGTCACATCCTGCTCCACCGTGATGAACGTCTCCGATTCGGACTTTGCTTCAGGAATGTTGATGTAGATGAAAGGCTCTTGGCCTTCGAGTGACAAACCGGCGCGGAAGGTTTCGATCCTAGGGTGGTAGCTACTGTCGCTTCTGATGACATTTTCAATCTTCAAGTGTACGCTGTCGGGAC includes the following:
- a CDS encoding Gamma-butyrobetaine dioxygenase; the protein is MSLNVTTKLPALRSARQIAPRYQSATSVQRRHFSFRSFWSKSSSSAQQAEWSPAIDGPYRQSKLQIRAQKEKELAEKAAQEHPVPEEPQIGQADGAPAKHVAVEIDGNARVFDTAFLRDSCSCLQCKDPHSKQKLFQTSDIPEDLEGSYKLVEDEEKGPLIELQWSNDVKGYGPDHRTRHSVDWLRRAIHQEVELRGGVRHDERVLWDKQKITKDNKWLDYNDYMAQDEVLYDALTHLHRYGLLFIKNVPESEESVVKLSERIGNLKDTFYGRTWDVRSKAKAENIAYTPQFLGLHMDLLYTSNPPHLQLLHSLRARTPGGESFFSDAFNAVHQLQRYSALYFRTLCTFPVTYHYHHPTHHYHFTRPVIELFPYPKYNEPTNLAIRRVNWSPPFQAPFEARIGSNNQTSFRSFIAASNAYEKLLSAEENLYEYRLNEGECVIFDNRRVLHARRAFDATKGERWLKGAYVDDDVFFSKLRVLQERYEGNWNAEGTVRYPVNGE
- a CDS encoding mitochondrial thiamine pyrophosphate transporter — its product is MSEGVAQLKHEGSQRQVVVAGAVAGLVSRFVIAPLDVIKIRLQLQIHSLSDPLSVRGVHGPVYKGTLGTLKQILQQEGLTGLWKGNIPAELMYLAYGSIQFSAYTYVSSLLEHPSQPVPLPGSAVNFISGAAAGAAATTATYPLDLLRTRFAAQGINRVYTSIAASLKQIAQQEGPTGFFRGLGAGVSQIVPYMGLFFATYEGLKPLVADSPVPLPFGTSDAAAGVIASVLSKTAVYPLDTTRKRLQVQGPMLTRYVHGNIPEYRGVMSTVLRIWRQEGRRGMYRGLTVSLLKAAPASAVTMWTYERAMAFMLAWEQERA